A portion of the Methanomassiliicoccus sp. genome contains these proteins:
- a CDS encoding DNA-processing protein DprA has protein sequence MFSIDELGLIAYLNDNALTGTNRMMTGLPSDMVGMVLDRYLSRDEGTGSTEGDLLLAILNDRKIGREALARTAGRVKEYLENGIKVITYWDSSYPGNLRLSPDPPLVLYVTGNVFPGSDHVAILGTSNPSKGGLDLAYEFGAKLAKKGRTVVTGLSRGIDAQALEGAIGADGTAVAVLGTPLSDIYPDEIRLLAAEVSGKGAVISELTEEADLHPGRFLQRNRMICGMSGSVVVIESSGVEAMQRLIEQTIRQGRRAYIVDQEGFEEPEHGLGLGKLSRLGATPITSPNEFLSSESRQDRLF, from the coding sequence ATGTTCAGTATCGACGAGCTAGGTCTGATCGCCTATCTGAATGACAACGCCCTGACCGGGACCAACAGGATGATGACAGGGCTGCCTTCCGACATGGTCGGCATGGTACTCGATCGCTACCTTTCACGGGACGAGGGAACGGGATCGACCGAGGGGGACCTTCTCCTGGCGATATTGAATGACCGGAAGATCGGACGGGAGGCGCTGGCCCGGACCGCTGGAAGGGTCAAAGAATACCTTGAGAACGGGATCAAGGTCATCACCTACTGGGATAGCAGCTATCCGGGCAACCTCCGGCTGTCACCGGATCCTCCCCTGGTGCTCTACGTCACCGGCAACGTGTTCCCCGGCAGCGACCATGTGGCGATCCTCGGGACGAGTAATCCCTCGAAGGGAGGCCTGGACCTGGCATACGAGTTCGGGGCGAAGCTGGCTAAGAAGGGGCGGACCGTGGTGACCGGACTAAGCAGGGGCATCGACGCCCAGGCCCTTGAAGGCGCCATAGGCGCTGATGGGACGGCCGTCGCGGTTCTCGGAACGCCTTTGTCTGACATCTATCCAGATGAGATCAGACTCCTGGCTGCCGAGGTATCTGGTAAGGGGGCAGTGATCAGCGAGCTGACCGAGGAGGCCGACCTCCATCCCGGACGCTTCCTTCAGAGGAACAGGATGATCTGTGGCATGTCCGGGAGCGTAGTGGTCATCGAGTCCAGCGGTGTGGAAGCCATGCAGCGTCTGATCGAGCAAACAATACGCCAGGGCCGGCGGGCGTACATCGTCGACCAGGAGGGGTTCGAGGAACCCGAACATGGGTTGGGGCTGGGGAAGCTCTCGCGTTTAGGGGCGACCCCCATCACCAGTCCCAATGAGTTTCTGTCATCGGAGTCCAGACAGGACCGGCTATTCTGA
- a CDS encoding cation diffusion facilitator family transporter, whose protein sequence is MLMDKGRIAVLAIAVGIVVFLLKLLAYAVSDSVALLSDAMESIINIVASIMMFVALMISARPEDADHRYGHQKAENISALIEGVLIIIAAVLIVEATIGRLFDPVALENVDLGLLISLAATSLNGLLAFMMLRVARASRSMALEGDAKHLFSDVMSSGGVVLGLFIASVTGLYVLDPLIALVVAALLVKMGIEVLRSTCHDLMDSACEEEERSIIEVLERNQGFLEYHDLKTRRSGNNIFLDVHVCLEGNTTVSAGQELITQLENDLRSAVPHLVPNIRLEDHTQCQKDKGRGAERPI, encoded by the coding sequence ATGCTCATGGACAAGGGCAGGATAGCAGTCCTGGCCATCGCGGTCGGCATCGTCGTGTTCTTATTGAAATTGCTAGCTTATGCGGTCTCGGATTCCGTTGCCCTGCTATCGGACGCCATGGAGTCGATCATCAACATCGTGGCGTCGATCATGATGTTCGTCGCCCTCATGATATCTGCCAGACCAGAGGACGCTGACCACCGGTACGGGCACCAGAAGGCCGAGAACATATCGGCGCTCATCGAAGGCGTCCTGATCATCATCGCGGCCGTGCTCATCGTCGAAGCGACCATCGGCAGGTTGTTCGACCCTGTTGCTCTGGAGAACGTCGATCTGGGCCTGTTGATCTCCCTGGCGGCGACCTCCCTGAACGGCCTGCTGGCCTTTATGATGCTGCGGGTTGCTAGAGCCAGCCGCTCCATGGCCTTGGAGGGTGATGCCAAGCACCTGTTCTCCGATGTCATGTCTTCGGGAGGGGTCGTCCTAGGGCTGTTCATCGCCAGCGTGACTGGCCTCTATGTGCTGGACCCGCTCATAGCTCTCGTCGTGGCCGCCCTCCTGGTGAAGATGGGGATCGAGGTTCTACGGAGCACCTGCCACGACCTGATGGACTCGGCGTGCGAGGAGGAGGAGAGATCCATAATCGAGGTCCTGGAGAGGAACCAGGGCTTCCTGGAGTACCACGACCTTAAAACCAGGAGGTCGGGGAACAACATCTTCCTGGACGTCCATGTCTGCCTGGAAGGTAACACTACCGTCTCCGCGGGGCAGGAATTGATCACCCAGCTGGAGAATGACCTAAGATCTGCCGTGCCCCACCTGGTCCCTAACATCCGCCTGGAGGACCATACTCAGTGCCAGAAGGACAAAGGCAGGGGAGCCGAGCGTCCGATTTGA
- a CDS encoding DEAD/DEAH box helicase: MGYDRDAYQKNKADALFRMGFHSEVTGRTDEAVRKYESALQAFPAHYESHVQLSRIFRRKGVETKAAFHEEMAHRSKLKLPLDTKRPPPEDERPPSAPVREVKRSVEAGKEDIIDPEGDTQVKAMLPLVWDAFFGRFDHLREIQRRAVPVILGGDNALIISSTAGGKTEAVFAPLVERLVEEGWTGTSIIYISPTKALASDIRGRMEGMLNPLGIRAALRSGDIKELDRNNPQDVLVTTPESLDSLIAHMPEMVKDVRAVVLDELHMVDGTYRGDQLRILLRRLASIAPSPIAVYAASATVSDPHGLASRYMPSPKIVTSPGGRGIDYRIAPSLEHAARVFRERGLRKCLIFCNTPEEVETLANGDMRRWFPPHVIKVHHGKLQVPKRVEAERALRSDERTVCVCTSTLEVGVDIGDIDMVILANRPRSIASIAQRIGRANRREKRISAIAVARSAGEAAYYDKVFEAIVRSKYACEEHSFDPSVVVQQIFSTLSGPPGRSAAEVQGLFRGIMTSEDVADVWSHLRDGGWIEQLENGTWTIAKRAREMGAKIYSNIPGSESIEVVEMETDLPIGDIALPIDNIFILGGQAWLVRKRLSNRVMVSKVDSGTDIANFASYDRFGAFFDLLPVDLRMRHKKTLGNT; this comes from the coding sequence ATGGGATACGACAGGGATGCATACCAGAAGAATAAGGCTGATGCCCTTTTCCGCATGGGGTTTCACTCCGAGGTCACCGGTAGGACCGACGAGGCGGTACGGAAATATGAGAGCGCCCTGCAGGCATTCCCCGCACACTACGAGTCCCACGTTCAGCTCAGCCGCATCTTCAGGCGAAAAGGCGTTGAGACTAAGGCCGCCTTCCATGAGGAAATGGCCCATCGCTCCAAGCTGAAGCTCCCCCTGGACACTAAGAGGCCTCCTCCTGAGGATGAGCGACCTCCGAGCGCTCCGGTTAGGGAGGTCAAGCGATCGGTGGAGGCTGGGAAGGAGGACATTATAGATCCGGAGGGCGATACCCAAGTGAAGGCGATGCTGCCCCTGGTATGGGACGCGTTCTTCGGCCGCTTTGACCATCTTAGGGAGATTCAGCGGCGGGCGGTCCCGGTGATCCTCGGCGGCGACAATGCCCTAATAATCTCTTCCACCGCGGGAGGGAAGACCGAGGCAGTGTTCGCCCCCCTGGTAGAGCGACTGGTCGAGGAGGGATGGACCGGTACTTCCATCATCTACATCTCCCCGACCAAGGCCCTGGCCTCGGACATCCGGGGAAGGATGGAGGGCATGCTGAACCCGCTCGGCATCCGGGCGGCGCTGCGCAGCGGGGACATCAAGGAGCTTGACCGCAATAACCCCCAGGACGTCCTGGTCACGACGCCGGAGAGCCTTGATTCGCTGATCGCGCACATGCCGGAGATGGTGAAGGACGTCCGGGCAGTGGTGCTCGATGAGCTGCATATGGTGGATGGGACCTACCGGGGCGATCAGCTGCGCATCCTTCTCCGCAGGCTTGCATCCATTGCTCCCAGTCCTATCGCCGTCTACGCTGCATCGGCCACGGTCAGTGACCCTCATGGGTTGGCGTCCCGCTACATGCCCTCTCCCAAGATCGTCACCTCGCCGGGCGGACGGGGCATCGATTACCGCATCGCTCCCTCTCTGGAGCACGCCGCCCGGGTGTTCCGGGAGCGGGGCCTGAGGAAGTGTCTCATCTTCTGCAACACTCCAGAGGAGGTGGAGACCCTGGCCAATGGCGATATGCGCCGGTGGTTCCCACCGCACGTGATCAAGGTGCATCACGGCAAGCTGCAGGTGCCCAAGCGGGTGGAGGCGGAGAGGGCGCTACGCTCGGATGAAAGGACGGTGTGCGTGTGCACCTCTACCCTGGAGGTCGGGGTGGATATCGGGGACATCGATATGGTGATCCTAGCCAACCGTCCCCGCTCCATCGCCTCCATCGCCCAGCGCATTGGCCGGGCGAACCGCAGGGAGAAGCGGATCAGCGCCATAGCCGTCGCCCGATCGGCCGGGGAGGCCGCCTACTATGACAAAGTCTTCGAAGCCATCGTCCGCTCCAAATATGCCTGCGAAGAGCACTCCTTCGATCCCTCGGTCGTCGTCCAACAGATATTTTCGACCCTTTCCGGTCCGCCCGGGAGGAGCGCGGCCGAGGTCCAGGGCCTGTTCCGAGGCATAATGACATCCGAGGACGTCGCCGATGTCTGGAGCCACCTCCGTGACGGAGGGTGGATTGAGCAGCTCGAGAACGGCACATGGACGATTGCCAAGCGGGCCAGGGAGATGGGCGCTAAGATTTACTCCAACATCCCTGGTTCCGAAAGCATCGAGGTGGTGGAGATGGAGACCGACCTACCCATCGGTGACATCGCCCTGCCCATCGATAATATCTTCATACTAGGCGGTCAAGCGTGGCTGGTCAGGAAACGGTTGAGCAACCGAGTGATGGTGTCTAAGGTGGACAGCGGGACGGACATCGCTAACTTCGCCTCCTACGACCGCTTCGGGGCGTTCTTCGATCTGTTGCCCGTGGACCTCCGGATGCGACATAAAAAAACCCTCGGCAACACCTGA
- a CDS encoding phage holin family protein, giving the protein MAGTRQCPECDTSVRMSKKYCPECHTTVNPNAPEDPIVKAKEDASFKSILLMGLAGMAMFFSFGFFLPAVMAEPGFIWVSAALFTVGAILFLGAWIVRARARKQIALLEESLHVKCEYCGGINDKDEHRCTFCGAPIMELPKVTST; this is encoded by the coding sequence ATGGCCGGAACTCGGCAGTGCCCTGAATGCGATACCTCGGTCCGGATGAGTAAAAAGTATTGTCCGGAATGCCACACCACCGTCAACCCCAACGCCCCCGAGGACCCCATCGTCAAGGCCAAGGAGGATGCATCGTTCAAGTCCATCCTATTGATGGGACTGGCGGGCATGGCCATGTTCTTCAGCTTCGGGTTTTTCCTTCCGGCCGTAATGGCCGAGCCCGGCTTCATCTGGGTATCGGCGGCGCTCTTTACGGTCGGTGCTATCCTGTTCCTCGGCGCTTGGATCGTTCGAGCCAGGGCAAGGAAACAGATCGCGCTGTTGGAGGAGTCCCTGCACGTCAAGTGCGAGTATTGCGGAGGCATCAATGACAAGGACGAGCACCGCTGCACTTTCTGCGGGGCTCCCATTATGGAGCTGCCCAAGGTCACTTCGACATAG
- a CDS encoding 4Fe-4S binding protein translates to MSYNGRGGMGIRTNIASKIIKGMFKHRFLMAHTTRVPALGRAVEFAFFDKDEMIYLPRDSAVTAARTRTIELGTELGRTDMVLPSQVIEHFLRRSKYIFIMNRCTCRDSNRCEHYPHELGCVFLGAGVTKILPEMGRMVTADEAIEHMRMAREKGLVHLIGRNKIDSIWLNTGPKEDLLSICNCCECCCLWKMLPQLSDSISNGVSKMPGVRVMVTDRCSGCERCIREEICFVRAVSLANGRASIDQTMCRGCGRCVELCPSKAIELEIDIPDYVERSVQAINPLVDIEKE, encoded by the coding sequence ATGTCCTATAATGGTCGGGGTGGCATGGGCATCCGGACCAACATCGCCTCGAAAATAATCAAAGGCATGTTCAAGCACAGGTTCCTGATGGCCCACACGACCCGTGTCCCTGCCTTGGGAAGAGCGGTTGAGTTCGCCTTCTTCGATAAGGATGAGATGATCTATCTACCCCGAGACAGCGCGGTCACCGCCGCGCGGACCAGGACGATCGAGCTGGGAACAGAGTTAGGACGCACTGACATGGTGCTGCCCTCGCAGGTCATCGAGCATTTCTTGCGACGCTCGAAGTACATATTCATCATGAATCGCTGCACATGCCGCGATTCTAACCGATGTGAGCACTATCCCCATGAACTGGGCTGCGTATTCCTGGGAGCCGGAGTCACCAAGATCCTGCCTGAGATGGGGCGGATGGTTACCGCTGATGAGGCCATCGAGCACATGAGGATGGCAAGGGAGAAGGGGTTGGTCCATCTCATAGGGAGGAACAAGATCGATAGCATATGGCTCAACACTGGCCCCAAGGAGGATCTGCTGTCGATATGCAACTGCTGCGAATGTTGCTGCCTGTGGAAGATGTTGCCCCAGCTCTCGGATTCCATCTCCAACGGCGTCTCCAAGATGCCGGGCGTACGGGTAATGGTCACCGACCGCTGTTCCGGGTGCGAGCGTTGCATCAGGGAAGAGATCTGTTTCGTCAGGGCGGTCAGCTTAGCTAACGGACGTGCTAGCATCGATCAGACCATGTGCAGAGGATGCGGGCGGTGCGTAGAGCTGTGCCCTTCCAAAGCTATCGAACTGGAGATTGATATCCCGGACTACGTCGAGCGGTCGGTCCAGGCCATCAATCCGCTGGTCGATATAGAGAAGGAGTGA
- a CDS encoding transcriptional repressor: MASNIQRWTIQLKTIVDIVYMSNVHLTADEIYLEARKTMPNISLGTVYRNLNKLKAQGMISEVPKGQLSTFAKHPDTNAHFECVVCHRLYCIPYDMSLYDLSRRCGFQVHKCSLSMSGVCKECEEHGAEA; this comes from the coding sequence ATGGCCTCAAACATCCAAAGATGGACTATTCAGCTCAAGACCATCGTCGATATCGTATACATGAGCAATGTCCATCTGACCGCCGACGAGATCTATCTTGAAGCGAGAAAGACCATGCCCAACATCAGTCTGGGAACGGTCTACCGTAATCTGAACAAGCTGAAGGCTCAGGGCATGATCTCCGAGGTACCCAAAGGCCAACTGAGCACCTTTGCCAAACACCCGGATACCAACGCGCACTTCGAGTGCGTGGTCTGTCACCGGCTTTATTGCATTCCTTACGACATGAGCTTGTATGATCTGTCCAGGAGATGCGGGTTTCAGGTCCACAAATGTTCTCTATCTATGAGCGGCGTTTGCAAGGAGTGCGAGGAGCATGGCGCAGAGGCTTGA
- a CDS encoding energy-coupling factor ABC transporter permease, with product MHIMEGFLPIEWCIFWYVLSAPVVVWGFLQIRKLFAEHPEQKMILAVSGAFIFVLSSLKLPSVTGSSSHPTGTGASTILYGVATTSVLSVIVLIFQALLLAHGGITTLGANTFSMGITGPFIAWLAYKGMYRAKLGLVPTVFVVAFISDIATYIMTAFQLALAYPTAGSVLTSFTTFFGIFAVTQIPLAVVEGVLFVMFFDYLSRTRPDLLKGKLHFKTKTSDEEGTAVEA from the coding sequence ATGCACATAATGGAGGGGTTCTTACCCATAGAGTGGTGCATATTTTGGTATGTACTGTCTGCACCAGTAGTTGTCTGGGGGTTCCTGCAAATCAGAAAGCTGTTCGCAGAACATCCTGAGCAGAAGATGATCTTGGCCGTTTCCGGCGCGTTCATCTTCGTATTGTCCTCGTTGAAGCTTCCATCTGTGACAGGATCATCGTCGCATCCGACCGGGACCGGGGCCTCCACCATCCTGTATGGGGTGGCAACGACCTCGGTTCTGTCGGTCATAGTACTCATTTTTCAAGCATTACTTCTCGCGCATGGCGGGATAACTACCCTTGGTGCCAACACATTCTCCATGGGCATAACTGGACCGTTCATTGCCTGGCTGGCGTACAAGGGGATGTACCGTGCCAAGCTGGGGCTTGTGCCCACAGTGTTTGTGGTCGCTTTCATTTCAGATATTGCAACTTATATCATGACAGCGTTCCAGCTCGCTCTGGCCTATCCAACGGCAGGTAGCGTCCTTACCTCGTTCACGACCTTCTTTGGTATCTTCGCGGTGACCCAAATACCTCTGGCCGTAGTCGAGGGAGTGCTGTTTGTGATGTTCTTCGACTACCTATCGAGGACAAGACCCGACCTGCTCAAAGGCAAGTTGCACTTCAAGACGAAGACCTCCGATGAGGAGGGGACTGCCGTGGAGGCATGA
- a CDS encoding energy-coupling factor ABC transporter substrate-binding protein, translating into MSPKKWYVVGFALIIVICVSAFVFASHGEFGGSDDQGEDQILNIDPTYEPWFHSFWEPPAETESMLFALQAAIGAMIIGYFIGNERGKRTAKQKIAEASKVQEQAIRAEAIRK; encoded by the coding sequence ATGTCACCAAAGAAGTGGTATGTCGTAGGCTTTGCCCTCATAATAGTCATATGCGTCTCTGCGTTTGTGTTCGCTTCGCACGGTGAGTTCGGAGGTTCGGATGATCAGGGCGAAGACCAAATCCTTAACATCGACCCGACCTACGAACCATGGTTCCACAGTTTTTGGGAACCCCCTGCTGAGACTGAGAGCATGCTCTTTGCCCTTCAAGCAGCCATCGGGGCCATGATCATAGGTTATTTCATAGGAAACGAGCGTGGAAAGAGAACGGCCAAGCAGAAGATAGCTGAGGCTAGCAAGGTCCAGGAGCAGGCGATACGGGCCGAGGCCATAAGAAAGTAG